From the Solanum stenotomum isolate F172 chromosome 4, ASM1918654v1, whole genome shotgun sequence genome, one window contains:
- the LOC125863318 gene encoding uncharacterized protein LOC125863318 — protein MTSNLVKFHPSFQFKLNKLHNTTSSLSFLGSKQQLNNLYHSVFFTKPKSDFSPLQCSLSSPTPPTTKEDAISQAKFSLSTTLEKPLNNPKLIGKIKKLKQPRFRVEIPVVDDSPSALAQLAFDIFGEMPIKRKSPKIKILLLWPNQTLTQAAQTEFEKKKSSNPIIENLDISSRIEISADVVVFMAPEASRLTAMKEISDTLYPKPVVIFNPKWGFDEESSFGEMSGFVGSFEVVYSFMGLEVRGILSNRKGVMFKCVKDGVLSGEKWYVFVEEDGELKVVSRFKTRPSIVEVENVLYNLMAVNSPITKSAKFLKDLVSNVRGKK, from the coding sequence ATGACTTCCAATCTTGTAAAATTTCATCCTTCATTCCAGTTCAAGCTGAACAAACTTCATAACACAACAAGTTCCTTAAGCTTTTTAGGATCAAAACAACAACTTAACAATCTTTATCACTCTGTTTTCTTCACAAAACCCAAGTCAGATTTTTCACCTCTTCAATGTTCACTATCTTCTCCTACTCCACCTACAACCAAAGAAGATGCCATTTCTCAAGCAAAATTCTCTCTTTCAACTACTTTAGAGAAACCCCTTAACAATCCAAAACTCATTGGGAAAATCAAGAAACTCAAACAACCAAGATTTCGTGTCGAAATTCCAGTTGTTGATGACTCCCCATCTGCATTAGCCCAACTTGCTTTTGACATTTTTGGAGAAATGCCCATCAAAAGAAAATCCCCAAAAATCAAGATTCTACTTTTATGGCCTAACCAAACCTTAACCCAAGCTGCACAAACAGAATTTGAGAAGAAGAAATCTTCCAACCCCATTATTGAAAATTTAGATATTTCATCAAGAATTGAAATTTCTGCTGATGTAGTAGTGTTTATGGCTCCAGAGGCTTCAAGATTGACTGCAATGAAGGAGATTTCTGATACATTGTACCCAAAGCCTGTGGTGATTTTTAATCCTAAATGGGGTTTTGATGAAGAGAGTAGTTTTGGTGAGATGAGTGGATTTGTTGGTTCATTTGAGGTTGTGTATTCATTTATGGGATTGGAGGTTAGAGGGATATTGAGTAATAGAAAAGGGGTGATGTTTAAATGTGTTAAAGATGGTGTTTTGAGTGGTGAGAAATGGTATGTGTTCGTCGAAGAAGATGGAGAGTTGAAAGTGGTTTCAAGGTTTAAAACAAGGCCATCAATTGTTGAAGTTGAGAATGTTTTGTATAACTTGATGGCCGTGAATTCGCCAATCACGAAATCAGCTAAGTTCTTGAAGGATTTGGTGTCAAATGTTAGGGGAAAAAAGTAA
- the LOC125863293 gene encoding kinesin-like protein KIN-14N: protein MAPKNQNKPPLRTLSAPSDSNYTAGEVSLEKRRRIGNPKMPSTATGARTRQALAVVNGVADVPPTSGPPSSAGSDSGIVEFSKEEVEALLTEKLKTKNKYNTKEKCDLMSDYIRRLKLCIKWFQQLEGNYVTEQASLSGLLELAEKKCNEMEMLMNVKEEELNSIIKELRKDIEALQEKFAKEEAAKLEAVDSYNREKHARDTAEKLQASLSEELKRAQQDTAGANQKIQSLSNTYKGLQEYNKNLQDYNSRLQKDLGTVNETLKRVETEKAAVVENLSGLRGHYTSLQEQLTSSRAVQDESVKQKEALASEVGFLRGDLQKMRDDRDQQSLQVQVLTAEVIKYKECTGKSIAELEGMAIKTNQLEETCLSQCEQIKRLQQQLAFAEKKLEMSDMSAVRTKEEYEEQKNVIFDLQNRLADAETKIVEGEKLRKKLHNTILELKGNIRVFCRVRPFLSDDAVSAETKVISFPTSTEAQGRGIDLIQNGQKQSFTFDKVFMPEASQEDVFVEISQLVQSALDGYKVCIFAYGQTGSGKTHTMVGKPDSDNQKGLIPRSLEQVFETRQSLQNQGWNYKMQVSMLEIYNETIRDLLSTSNSSSFDASRPEHVGKQYAIKHDVNGNTHVSDLTIVDVHCYSQVSKLFGLAAESRSVGKTQMNQQSSRSHFVFTLRISGVNESTEQQVQGVLNLIDLAGSERLSKSGCTGDRLKETQAINKSLSSLSDVIFALAKKEEHVPFRNSKLTYLLQPCLGGNSKTLMFVNVSPDPPSVGESLCSLRFAARVNACEIGIPRRQTSLRPIDSRLSIG from the exons ATGGCTCCCAAGAACCAGAACAAGCCGCCACTTCGTACTCTTTCAGCCCCTTCTGAT AGTAACTACACAGCAGGTGAGGTTTCATTAGAGAAGAGAAGGAGAATAGGGAATCCAAAAATGCCGTCCACAGCTACTGGTGCAAGAACCCGGCAGGCATTAGCAGTGGTGAATGGGGTTGCAGATGTGCCTCCAACTAGTGGTCCGCCAAGTAGTGCAGGTTCAGACAGCGGGATAGTTGAGTTTAGcaaagaagaagttgaagctTTACTCACTGAGAAACTGAAAACCAAGAACAAGTATAATACAAAG GAAAAATGTGATCTTATGTCAGATTATATAAGAAGGCTCAAGTTATGTATTAAGTGGTTCCAACAGCTTGAAGGAAACTATGTTACAGAACAGGCATCACTCAGCGGCTTGTTAGAGTTGGCCGAGAAAAAATGCAATGAGATGG AGATGCTAATGAATGTCAAAGAGGAAGAGTTGAATTCAATCATCAAGGAGTTGAGAAAAGATATTGAGGCACTCCAGGAAAAGTTTGCCAAGGAGGAGGCAGCCAAGTTG GAAGCAGTGGATTCTTATAATAGAGAGAAACATGCTAGAGATACAGCAGAGAAACTGCAAGCTTCCCTTTCAGAAGAGCTCAAAAGAGCTCAACAAGACACTGCAGGTGCAAATCAGAAG ATCCAGTCTCTAAGTAATACATACAAGGGGTTACAAGAGTACAACAAAAATTTACAGGATTATAACAGTAGGCTCCAGAAAGACCTTGGTACAGTCAATGAAACACTGAAGCGCGTGGAGACAGAGAAAGCTGCAGTGGTTGAAAATCTCAGTGGACTTAGGGGTCATTATACTTCTTTGCAGGAACAGCTCACTTCTTCTAGA GCTGTTCAGGATGAGTCTGTCAAACAAAAAGAGGCTTTAGCTAGTGAAGTAGGATTCTTGCGAGGAGATCTGCAAAAAATGAGGGATGATCGTGATCAGCAATCGTTACAAGTTCAGGTTCTAACAGCTGAAGTGATAAAATATAAGGAATGCACTGGAAAATCTATTGCCGAGTTAGAAGGCATGGCGATAAAGACCAATCAGCTGGAG GAGACATGTTTGTCGCAGtgtgaacaaataaaaagattGCAGCAACAACTTGCCTTTGCAGAGAAAAAACTCGAG ATGTCCGACATGTCAGCCGTGAGGACAAAAGAAGAATATGAAGAGCAGAAGAATGTTATTTTTGACTTGCAGAACCGTCTTGCTGATGCCGAAACTAAAATTGTTGAAGGAGAGAAACTGCGTAAAAAATTGCACAATACTATTCTG GAATTGAAAGGCAACATTAGAGTTTTCTGCAGGGTGAGGCCATTTTTGTCTGATGACGCTGTCAGTGCAGAAACAAAGGTTATCTCTTTTCCAACTTCAACAGAAGCACAAGGAAGAGGCATCGATTTGATCCAAAATG GACAAAAACAATCATTCACATTTGACAAAGTGTTCATGCCTGAGGCTTCACAAGAAGATGTTTTTGTTGAGATATCCCAACTTGTGCAGAGTGCTCTTGACGGTTATAAG gTTTGCATATTTGCTTACGGTCAGACTGGTTCCGGTAAAACTCACACAATGGTGGGCAAGCCAGACTCTGATAATCAGAAAGGGCTTATTCCACGCTCTTTAGAGCAGGTATTTGAGACCAGGCAGTCTCTTCAAAACCAAGGGTGGAACTATAAAATGCAG GTCTCAATGCTTGAAATTTACAATGAAACTATTCGGGATCTTTTATCAACATCAAATTCGTCTAGTTTTGATGCATCCCGACCAGAACATGTAGGAAAGCAATATGCCATAAAACATGATGTGAATGGCAATACCCATGTATCCGATCTGACAATTGTGGATGTTCATTGCTATAGTCAGGTTTCTAAACTTTTTGGGCTGGCAGCAGAAAGCAG ATCTGTTGGGAAGACTCAGATGAACCAACAGTCTTCAAGGAGCCATTTTGTCTTCACTCTGAGAATTTCTGGTGTGAATGAG AGTACCGAGCAACAAGTACAAGGTGTACTCAATTTGATTGATCTCGCTGGAAGTGAACGTCTATCCAAGAGTGGGTGTACTGGAGATCGGCTAAAAGAAACTCAA GCCATCAACAAGAGTCTATCGTCTCTAAGTGATGTCATATTTGCTCTAGCAAAGAAAGAGGAGCATGTGCCTTTTAGGAACTCAAAGCTCACATACCTTCTCCAG CCCTGTCTAGGTGGTAACTCGAAGACATTAATGTTTGTTAATGTTTCACCGGATCCTCCATCTGTGGGTGAATCCCTGTGTTCACTCCGATTTGCAGCACGGGTTAATGCATGTGAGATTGGGATCCCAAGGCGTCAAACTAGCTTGCGTCCCATAGATTCTCGCCTAAGCATTGGCTAA
- the LOC125861618 gene encoding uncharacterized protein LOC125861618 has protein sequence MEESKSYCVTGGTGFIGSWLIKSLLQMGYKVHAAVRHPEKSSHLLKLAEGSEMLRLFKADLRKEGSFDEAMRGCIGLFHVAAPMEFCPQATENVESYVEENMIEPAIEGTLNVLKSCLKSNSVKKVVFTSSISTITARDNFGKWRPFVDESCKIPIQHVKHTKPSGWVYVLLKVLTEDAAFQFAKENGIDLVSTITPTVAGPFLTPTVPSSIRVLLSPITGDPELSAILTAVNTRMGSIALAHIEDICRAHIFLMENIKAEGRYICCARSWAMSEVIDHLKKEYPYPAIERLSIDFYYVLGVGLNGPVYLATHSSANNYSQAVAVKSAQIGSDEYSVLREEGKILNQLKGSPYIVRCFGEDESMEYAKRTYNLLLECATSGTLLDFILWNRRIPEPVAALYAYQLLKGIRHIHNKGFILGDIKFTNILIFPDNKLVKIADFGSAKEETSREHQVFDICSIGCVVAKMLTGKPTWYVGQINKYKRQICGLDKPDEELIDTDVSNMAKGFVTECLFCDFTGRLLSVDELINHPFIQNAISTPENQEHLIRLSSTVNDSLFGDNWISERDLFTTTFEEWKTKIRRSINNPTKERHT, from the exons ATGGAGGAGAGTAAGAGTTATTGTGTAACAGGAGGGACAGGCTTCATTGGCTCATGGCTCATTAAATCACTCCTTCAAATGGGCTACAAAGTCCATGCTGCTGTGCGCCATCCTG AGAAGTCATCACATCTATTGAAGTTAGCTGAGGGCAGTGAGATGCTAAGATTGTTCAAAGCGGatttaagaaaagaaggaagCTTTGATGAAGCAATGAGAGGTTGCATTGGCCTATTCCATGTTGCTGCACCCATGGAATTCTGCCCACAAGCCACAGAAAACGTTG AGAGCTATGTTGAAGAAAATATGATAGAGCCAGCAATCGAGGGGACGTTGAATGTTCTGAAATCCTGCTTGAAATCCAATTCTGtaaaaaaagttgttttcacATCATCAATCAGTACAATCACAGCCAGAGACAACTTTGGGAAATGGAGACCTTTTGTCGATGAATCTTGCAAAATACCTATCCAACATGTTAAGCACACAAAACCAAGTGGTTGG GTTTATGTACTACTAAAGGTTTTGACAGAGGATGCAGCATTTCaatttgcaaaagaaaatgGCATTGATTTGGTTTCAACAATAACACCAACTGTAGCTGGTCCATTCCTCACTCCAACAGTTCCATCAAGCATTCGAGTTCTCTTGTCACCAATAACAG GTGATCCTGAACTGTCAGCTATACTGACAGCTGTGAACACAAGAATGGGATCAATAGCATTAGCTCATATAGAGGATATATGTCGCGCCCACATATTCCTCATGGAGAATATTAAAGCAGAAGGACGATATATATGTTGTGCTCGGAGTTGGGCAATGTCTGAAGTTATCGATCACCTTAAAAAAGAGTATCCTTACCCTGCTATAGAGAGGTTATCCATCGATTTCTAC TATGTTCTTGGGGTTGGATTAAATGGCCCTGTATATTTGGCAACACATTCTTCTGCCAACAATTATTCACAAGCTGTAGCTGTCAAATCTGCACAAATTGGATCGGATGAGTACTCTGTGCTACgagaagaaggaaaaatattGAACCAATTAAAAGGTTCGCCTTATATCGTTCGATGTTTTGGGGAAGATGAGAGTATGGAATACGCAAAGCGGACGTATAATCTCTTGCTTGAATGCGCCACTAGTGGCACTTTACTAGATTTCATACTTTGGAATAGAAGAATTCCGGAACCAGTGGCAGCACTCTATGCATATCAACTCTTGAAGGGTATCCGTCACATTCATAACAAAGGGTTTATACTTGGGGATATCAAATTCACTAATATACTTATTTTTCCGGACAACAAGTTGGTAAAAATTGCTGATTTTGGATCAGCCAAAGAAGAAACAAGTCGCGAGCATCAAGTTTTTGATATTTGTTCTATAGGGTGCGTTGTCGCAAAGATGCTCACTGGGAAGCCCACTTGGTATGTGGGACAGATTAACAAATATAAACGTCAGATTTGTGGTCTTGATAAGCCTGATGAAGAGCTTATAGACACTGATGTTTCTAACATGGCTAAAGGTTTTGTGACGGAATGTTTGTTTTGTGATTTTACAGGTAGATTATTGAGTGTGGATGAACTAATTAATCATCCTTTTATTCAGAATGCAATTAGTACTCCTGAGAATCAAGAACACTTGATTAGACTCTCTAGTACTGTTAATGATAGTCTTTTTGGTGATAATTGGATTTCAGAGCGTGATTTGTTTACTACAACTTTTGAGGAATGGAAAACCAAAATAAGGAGATCAATCAATAATCCAACGAAAGAAAGACACACTTGA